In Burkholderia sp. NRF60-BP8, a single window of DNA contains:
- a CDS encoding NADPH:quinone oxidoreductase family protein translates to MKALLCTAFGPIDRLRIEDVAIPEPAAGQVRIRVKAASLNFPDALIVQGLYQVKPALPFSPGAEFAGVIDAVGEGVTAWRPGDSVMAFTGHGGFAEQCVADAHQLAALPPGMTFEQGAALVLAYGTSLHALQQRARLQAGETLLVLGAAGGVGIAAIEIAKALGARVIAAASSADKLALCREAGADETIDYATEDLRRRVDELTGGRGADVVYDPVGGASSEAALRATAWRGRFLVVGFAAGEIPKIALNLALLKERDILGVFWGDAVRRDPAQHAANMRLLAEWFAAGKVRPAITERVSLAGAADAIARMANRQVKGKVVIFPDA, encoded by the coding sequence ATGAAAGCCCTGTTGTGTACCGCATTCGGCCCGATCGATCGCTTGCGCATCGAGGACGTCGCGATTCCCGAACCGGCTGCCGGGCAGGTCCGGATCCGGGTGAAGGCGGCATCGCTCAATTTTCCCGACGCGCTGATCGTCCAGGGGCTGTATCAGGTGAAACCGGCGCTGCCGTTTTCGCCGGGCGCCGAGTTTGCCGGCGTGATCGACGCGGTCGGCGAGGGCGTCACCGCGTGGCGACCCGGCGATTCGGTGATGGCGTTTACCGGACACGGCGGGTTCGCGGAGCAGTGCGTGGCCGATGCGCACCAGCTCGCCGCGCTGCCGCCGGGCATGACGTTCGAGCAGGGCGCGGCGCTCGTGCTCGCCTACGGTACGTCGCTGCACGCATTGCAGCAGCGCGCGCGCCTGCAGGCGGGCGAGACGCTGCTCGTGCTGGGCGCGGCCGGCGGCGTCGGGATCGCCGCGATCGAGATCGCGAAAGCGCTCGGCGCACGCGTGATCGCGGCCGCGTCGAGCGCGGACAAACTCGCGCTGTGCCGCGAAGCGGGCGCCGACGAGACGATCGACTATGCGACCGAGGACCTGCGCCGCCGCGTCGACGAGCTGACCGGCGGGCGCGGCGCCGACGTCGTCTACGATCCGGTGGGCGGCGCGAGCAGCGAAGCGGCGCTGCGCGCGACCGCGTGGCGCGGCCGGTTCCTCGTGGTCGGCTTCGCGGCCGGCGAGATCCCGAAGATCGCGCTGAACCTCGCGCTGCTGAAGGAGCGCGACATTCTCGGCGTGTTCTGGGGCGATGCGGTGCGGCGCGATCCGGCGCAGCATGCCGCGAACATGCGGCTGCTCGCCGAATGGTTCGCGGCCGGCAAGGTGCGGCCCGCGATCACCGAGCGCGTGTCGCTGGCCGGCGCGGCCGACGCGATCGCGCGGATGGCGAACCGGCAGGTGAAGGGCAAGGTGGTGATTTTCCCGGACGCGTGA
- a CDS encoding PadR family transcriptional regulator, giving the protein MSLPHALLTALAERPGSGSELADRFDRSIGYFWQATHQQIYRELGRLEEMGWIESLPAESGRGRKRAYRILPAGKKELRRWIVEPEDPTPLREALMVRLRAEAVLGPAGLENEIRRRIALHQEKLDVYLQIEARDFSAAGDPAAGGPAADDSTAGASRTKRLQHLVLQAGIANERFWVEFSQHALDTLRLPKD; this is encoded by the coding sequence ATGTCCCTGCCTCACGCGCTTCTCACCGCCCTCGCCGAACGCCCCGGTTCGGGGTCCGAGCTCGCCGACCGTTTCGATCGCTCGATCGGCTATTTCTGGCAGGCGACGCACCAGCAGATCTATCGCGAACTCGGGCGCCTCGAGGAAATGGGCTGGATCGAATCGCTGCCTGCCGAGTCCGGCCGCGGCCGCAAGCGCGCGTACCGGATCCTGCCGGCCGGCAAGAAGGAATTGCGGCGCTGGATCGTCGAACCGGAAGATCCGACGCCGCTGCGCGAGGCGCTGATGGTGCGCCTGCGCGCGGAAGCCGTGCTCGGGCCGGCCGGCCTCGAGAATGAGATCCGGCGGCGCATCGCGCTTCATCAGGAAAAGCTGGACGTGTATCTGCAGATCGAGGCGCGTGATTTCTCGGCGGCCGGCGATCCGGCGGCCGGCGGTCCGGCGGCCGACGATTCGACCGCCGGCGCTTCACGCACGAAGCGCCTGCAGCATCTGGTGCTGCAGGCCGGCATCGCGAACGAGCGGTTCTGGGTCGAGTTTTCGCAGCATGCGCTCGACACGCTGCGCCTGCCGAAGGATTGA
- the wecB gene encoding non-hydrolyzing UDP-N-acetylglucosamine 2-epimerase: protein MKKILLVFGTRPEAIKMAPLVRALKVQADVDARVCVTAQHREMLDQVLTLFDIKPDYDLNLMRQGQTLTDVTTGILQAIGIVFDEFRPDVVLVHGDTTTTLAVSLAAFYRYLPVGHVEAGLRSGDIWSPWPEELNRRVTDAVSSWHFAPTGLARDNLLSEGVPGGAVSLTGNTVIDALHEVKRMLDRTAALSDRIAAYFPFLEPSRRVVLVTGHRRESFGEPFRHFCDALCTLAGRYRDAQFVYPLHPNPNVREPARARLGDIPNIYLIEPQEYLSFVFLMSRAHFIITDSGGIQEEGPALGKPVLVTRETTERPEAIQAGTARLVGTDRDRIVWEASRLFDSESAYEEMSRASNPYGDGHASERIVHALMRTPGAPTKTTSFSMGATEMPFNALTLGLQALRSP, encoded by the coding sequence ATGAAGAAGATCTTGCTTGTGTTCGGGACTCGGCCGGAGGCCATCAAGATGGCACCGCTGGTGCGTGCGCTGAAGGTGCAAGCGGACGTCGACGCCCGGGTATGCGTGACCGCGCAGCATCGGGAAATGCTCGACCAGGTGCTGACGCTGTTCGACATCAAGCCCGACTACGATCTCAACCTGATGCGGCAAGGCCAGACGCTGACCGACGTGACGACCGGCATTCTTCAGGCGATCGGCATCGTCTTCGACGAATTTCGGCCGGACGTCGTGCTGGTACACGGCGACACGACGACCACGCTCGCGGTGAGCCTGGCGGCGTTCTATCGCTATCTGCCGGTCGGTCACGTGGAGGCCGGCTTGCGCAGCGGCGACATCTGGTCGCCGTGGCCGGAGGAGCTGAATCGCCGCGTGACCGATGCGGTGTCGTCGTGGCATTTCGCGCCGACCGGGCTGGCGCGCGACAACCTGCTGAGCGAAGGCGTACCGGGCGGCGCGGTGTCGCTGACCGGCAATACCGTGATCGATGCGTTGCACGAGGTCAAGCGCATGCTCGATCGCACCGCCGCGCTGTCGGACAGGATCGCCGCGTACTTCCCGTTTCTCGAACCGTCGCGGCGCGTCGTGCTGGTCACCGGCCACCGCCGGGAAAGTTTCGGCGAACCGTTCCGGCATTTCTGCGATGCGCTGTGCACGCTGGCGGGCCGCTATCGCGATGCGCAGTTCGTCTATCCGCTGCATCCGAACCCGAACGTGCGGGAGCCGGCGCGCGCGCGGCTCGGCGATATTCCCAATATCTACCTGATCGAGCCACAAGAATATCTTTCGTTCGTATTCCTGATGTCGAGAGCGCATTTCATCATCACGGATTCGGGCGGCATTCAGGAAGAAGGGCCGGCGCTCGGCAAGCCGGTGCTCGTCACGCGCGAGACGACGGAGCGGCCCGAGGCGATTCAGGCCGGTACCGCGCGGCTCGTCGGCACCGATCGGGACAGGATCGTCTGGGAGGCGTCGCGGCTGTTCGATAGCGAGAGCGCATACGAGGAAATGTCGCGTGCGAGCAATCCATACGGCGACGGCCATGCGAGCGAGCGGATCGTTCATGCGCTGATGCGTACGCCCGGGGCGCCCACGAAGACGACGAGTTTCTCGATGGGCGCCACGGAGATGCCGTTCAACGCGCTCACGCTCGGGCTGCAGGCGTTGCGGTCGCCGTGA
- a CDS encoding xanthine dehydrogenase family protein molybdopterin-binding subunit — translation MSAPELSVRNESRRALLLGFASGGLLLAFGVPSLAHAAAPVQPPVSANPQYGGAGMPHGLRDDPNLFVAIATDGTVTVTCIRSEMGQGVRTSVALVVADELGADWARVKVAQAVGDEPRYGNQNTDGSRSLRQSFAALRRAGAAARTMLAQAAAAVWGVDVGRVKVTVHEVVDTGSGRKLGFGELSAKAAALPVPDTKTLALKAPAEFRYIGKGKTALIDGRDIVGGRARYGIDTRLDGMLYAVVARPPAYGDTVGSFDASAAEKLPGVVKVVQLASAPLPSGFQPLGGVAVIARDTWTAIQARAQLKIDWKRGQHADYDSAAYRKTLEAAAAQPGDVIRDDGDAAAALAGAAKRVRATYYVPHLAHATMEPPAAVARVADGRCEVWACTQAPQTTRDEVAKALALPTERVTVNVTLLGGGFGRKSKPDYVVEAALLSKAVGAPVKLTFTREDDIAHDYFHAVSLEVFDGGIDASGKVIAWRHRTVAPSIQSTFRAGVVHEQPGELAQGIADLPFAIPNVRIENPAAEAHTRIGWFRSVYNIPHAFGIQSFVSELAHAAGRDPKDFLLELIGPARRFEPHITVKNVNYGEDPALYPVDTGRLRRVVETVAREAGWGRKLPKGHGLGIAAHRSFVSYTAVVCEVQVGADGRISVPRVDIAIDCGPQVNPERVRSQLEGAVVMGLGIALHGEITFKDGRPEQSNFNGFQVLRMNEAPRDIRVHLVAPDDFATPLGGVGEPGLPPVAPALTNAIFAATGTRIRSLPIADQLAKPQAG, via the coding sequence ATGAGCGCGCCCGAACTCTCCGTCCGCAACGAAAGCCGTCGCGCGCTGCTGCTCGGTTTCGCGTCCGGCGGGCTGTTGCTCGCGTTCGGCGTGCCGTCGCTCGCCCACGCGGCTGCCCCGGTGCAGCCACCCGTCAGCGCGAATCCGCAGTATGGCGGCGCGGGGATGCCGCACGGACTGCGCGACGATCCGAACCTGTTCGTTGCGATCGCAACGGACGGCACCGTCACGGTGACCTGCATCCGCTCCGAGATGGGACAGGGCGTGCGCACGAGCGTCGCGCTCGTGGTGGCCGACGAGCTGGGCGCGGACTGGGCGCGCGTGAAGGTCGCGCAAGCGGTCGGCGACGAGCCGCGGTACGGCAACCAGAACACCGATGGATCGCGCAGCCTGCGCCAGAGCTTCGCCGCGCTGCGCCGTGCGGGCGCGGCCGCGCGCACGATGCTCGCGCAGGCGGCGGCTGCCGTGTGGGGCGTCGACGTGGGTCGGGTGAAGGTGACGGTGCACGAGGTCGTCGATACCGGGAGCGGGCGCAAGCTCGGCTTCGGCGAGCTGTCGGCGAAAGCGGCCGCGCTGCCGGTGCCGGATACGAAGACGCTCGCGTTGAAGGCGCCGGCCGAGTTCCGCTATATCGGCAAGGGCAAGACGGCGTTGATCGACGGACGCGACATCGTCGGCGGCCGTGCGCGGTACGGGATCGATACGCGGCTCGACGGCATGCTGTATGCGGTCGTCGCGCGACCGCCGGCCTACGGCGACACGGTCGGGTCGTTCGACGCATCGGCCGCCGAGAAGCTGCCGGGTGTCGTCAAGGTCGTGCAGCTGGCGTCGGCGCCGCTGCCGTCCGGTTTTCAGCCGCTCGGCGGGGTGGCCGTCATTGCGCGCGATACGTGGACGGCCATCCAGGCACGCGCGCAGTTGAAGATCGACTGGAAGCGCGGGCAGCATGCGGACTACGACTCGGCTGCGTATCGCAAGACGCTCGAAGCGGCCGCCGCGCAGCCGGGCGACGTGATCCGCGACGACGGCGACGCGGCCGCCGCGCTTGCCGGCGCCGCGAAACGCGTGCGTGCGACGTACTACGTTCCGCATCTCGCGCACGCGACGATGGAGCCGCCCGCGGCCGTCGCGCGGGTGGCCGACGGCCGCTGCGAAGTGTGGGCCTGCACGCAGGCGCCGCAGACCACGCGCGACGAGGTCGCGAAGGCGCTCGCGTTGCCGACCGAGCGCGTGACGGTCAACGTGACGCTGCTCGGCGGCGGCTTCGGCCGCAAGTCGAAGCCCGATTACGTGGTGGAAGCCGCGCTGCTGTCGAAGGCGGTCGGCGCGCCCGTGAAGCTGACGTTCACGCGCGAGGACGACATCGCGCACGACTACTTTCACGCGGTGTCGCTCGAAGTGTTCGACGGCGGAATCGATGCGTCGGGCAAGGTGATCGCGTGGCGGCATCGCACGGTCGCGCCGTCGATCCAGTCGACGTTTCGCGCCGGCGTCGTGCACGAGCAGCCGGGCGAGCTCGCGCAAGGCATCGCGGATCTGCCGTTCGCGATTCCGAACGTGCGGATCGAGAATCCGGCCGCGGAAGCGCACACGCGGATCGGCTGGTTCCGCTCGGTGTACAACATCCCGCATGCGTTCGGCATCCAGAGTTTCGTGTCGGAGCTCGCGCATGCCGCCGGTCGCGATCCGAAGGATTTCCTGCTCGAACTGATCGGGCCTGCGCGGCGTTTCGAGCCGCACATCACGGTGAAGAACGTGAACTATGGCGAGGATCCCGCGCTGTATCCGGTCGATACCGGGCGCCTGCGGCGCGTGGTCGAGACGGTCGCGCGCGAAGCCGGGTGGGGGCGCAAGCTCCCGAAGGGGCACGGGCTCGGGATCGCCGCGCATCGCAGCTTCGTGTCGTATACGGCCGTGGTGTGCGAGGTGCAGGTCGGTGCGGACGGCAGGATTTCGGTGCCGCGCGTCGACATCGCGATCGACTGCGGGCCGCAGGTCAATCCTGAACGGGTACGCTCGCAGCTCGAGGGCGCCGTCGTGATGGGGCTCGGCATCGCGCTGCACGGCGAGATCACGTTCAAGGACGGCCGTCCGGAGCAGAGCAACTTCAACGGCTTCCAGGTGCTGAGAATGAACGAGGCGCCGCGCGACATCCGCGTGCATCTCGTCGCGCCGGACGATTTCGCGACGCCGCTCGGCGGGGTCGGCGAGCCGGGCCTGCCGCCCGTTGCGCCGGCGCTGACCAACGCGATCTTCGCGGCGACCGGCACGCGCATCCGCAGCCTGCCGATTGCCGATCAGCTCGCGAAACCGCAGGCGGGTTGA
- a CDS encoding (2Fe-2S)-binding protein has translation MITLTVNGSEQHFDGNPDMPLLWYLRDVLGHTGTKFGCGMALCGACTVHLDGVAIRSCITPVAAASGKRVTTIEGLSTDLTHPLQQAWQELNVAQCGYCQSGQIMQAASLLKTNPHPTDADIDDAMSGNICRCGTYTRIRAAIRLAVRRGGDA, from the coding sequence ATGATCACGCTGACCGTCAACGGTAGCGAGCAGCACTTCGACGGCAATCCCGACATGCCGTTGCTCTGGTATCTGCGCGATGTGCTCGGCCACACCGGCACCAAGTTCGGCTGCGGGATGGCGCTGTGCGGTGCGTGCACCGTGCATCTCGACGGCGTGGCGATCCGGTCGTGCATCACGCCGGTCGCGGCGGCGTCGGGCAAGCGCGTGACGACGATCGAGGGGCTGTCGACGGACCTCACGCATCCGCTGCAGCAGGCGTGGCAGGAGTTGAACGTCGCGCAATGCGGCTACTGCCAGTCCGGGCAGATCATGCAGGCCGCGTCGCTGCTGAAGACGAATCCTCATCCGACCGACGCCGACATCGACGACGCGATGTCCGGCAACATCTGCCGCTGCGGCACCTATACGCGCATTCGCGCGGCGATCAGGCTTGCCGTGCGCCGAGGGGGTGATGCATGA
- a CDS encoding acyl-CoA dehydrogenase has protein sequence MSLLMSRRDLAFLLYDWLDAEALAALPRYAEHGRETFDAVLDTSERIAEDLFAPHAARGDREEPRFDGDRVTLIPEVEPAVRAFADAGLIAAGHDEALGGMRLPKLVEAASFLFFQAANIATAAYPFLTVANANLLVAHGSAAQIDAFARPELEGRFLGTMCLSEPQAGSSLSDIATRADFECDSPLGARYRLTGNKMWISGGEHELAENIVHLVLAKIPDEHGRLPPGTRGISLFIVPKFLTGADADANGEHNDVVLAGLNHKMGYRGTTNCLLNFGEGTRYRPQGRAGAIGYLVGQPNQGLAYMFHMMNEARIGVGAGAVALGYTGYLHALDYARNRPQGRPLGPRGKDAAAPQTPIVDHPDVRRMLLAQKAYVEGGLALILYCARQVDEARAHDDAAVRADAARLLDILTPIAKSWPSQWCLAANDLAIQVHGGYGYTRDYAVERLYRDNRLNPIHEGTHGIQALDLLGRKVSQDDGASLHALDVRIGATVERARALAAGTREQADALVRRWTRLCDVTRQLSAIGDPQTRLANASVYLEAFGHLVVAWLWLDVTLAAHGHDGDFHDGKRAAARYFFRWELPKVDAQLDLLSSVDTTTLDMRDAWF, from the coding sequence ATGAGTCTGTTGATGTCGCGACGCGATCTCGCGTTCCTGCTGTATGACTGGCTCGACGCCGAGGCGCTCGCCGCGCTGCCGCGCTACGCGGAGCACGGTCGCGAGACTTTCGATGCGGTGCTCGACACCAGCGAGCGGATTGCCGAAGACCTGTTCGCACCGCACGCGGCGCGCGGCGACCGCGAGGAGCCGCGGTTCGACGGCGACCGCGTGACGCTGATCCCGGAGGTCGAACCGGCCGTGCGCGCGTTCGCGGACGCCGGGCTGATCGCCGCGGGTCACGACGAAGCGCTCGGCGGCATGCGCTTGCCGAAACTGGTCGAAGCCGCGTCGTTCCTGTTCTTTCAGGCCGCGAACATCGCGACGGCCGCGTATCCGTTCCTGACCGTCGCCAATGCGAACCTGCTCGTCGCGCACGGCAGCGCCGCGCAGATCGACGCGTTCGCCCGCCCGGAGCTGGAAGGGCGTTTCCTCGGCACGATGTGTCTATCCGAACCGCAAGCCGGTTCGTCGCTGTCCGACATTGCGACGCGCGCCGATTTCGAATGCGATTCGCCGCTCGGCGCACGCTACCGGCTGACCGGCAACAAGATGTGGATTTCCGGCGGCGAGCACGAGCTGGCGGAGAACATCGTCCACCTCGTGCTCGCGAAGATTCCCGACGAACACGGCCGGCTGCCGCCCGGCACGCGCGGCATCTCGCTGTTCATCGTGCCGAAGTTCCTGACCGGCGCCGATGCCGACGCGAACGGCGAGCACAACGACGTCGTGCTCGCGGGGCTGAACCACAAGATGGGCTATCGCGGCACGACCAATTGCCTGCTGAATTTCGGCGAAGGGACGCGTTATCGGCCGCAAGGGCGTGCGGGCGCGATCGGCTACCTGGTCGGCCAGCCGAATCAAGGTCTGGCGTACATGTTCCACATGATGAACGAAGCGCGCATCGGGGTCGGCGCGGGCGCGGTGGCGCTCGGCTATACCGGTTATCTGCACGCGCTCGACTACGCGCGCAACCGTCCGCAAGGGCGCCCGCTCGGGCCTCGCGGCAAGGATGCGGCCGCGCCGCAGACGCCGATCGTCGACCATCCGGACGTGCGGCGCATGCTGCTCGCGCAAAAGGCTTACGTCGAAGGCGGTCTCGCGCTGATCCTGTATTGCGCGAGGCAGGTCGACGAAGCGCGCGCGCACGACGATGCGGCGGTGCGCGCCGATGCCGCGCGCCTGCTCGACATCCTGACGCCGATCGCGAAGAGCTGGCCGTCGCAGTGGTGTCTTGCCGCGAACGATCTCGCGATCCAGGTGCACGGCGGGTACGGCTACACGCGCGACTACGCGGTCGAACGGCTCTATCGCGACAATCGTCTGAATCCGATTCACGAAGGCACGCACGGGATCCAGGCGCTCGACCTGCTGGGCCGCAAGGTGAGTCAGGACGACGGCGCGTCGCTGCACGCGCTCGATGTGCGGATCGGCGCGACCGTCGAGCGCGCGCGAGCGCTGGCTGCCGGCACGCGCGAGCAGGCCGATGCATTGGTCCGGCGTTGGACGAGACTATGCGACGTGACGCGCCAGTTGAGCGCGATCGGCGATCCGCAGACGCGGCTGGCGAACGCGAGCGTCTATCTCGAAGCGTTCGGCCATCTCGTCGTCGCATGGCTTTGGCTCGACGTGACGCTCGCCGCGCACGGACACGACGGCGATTTCCACGACGGCAAGCGTGCGGCGGCCCGTTACTTTTTCCGCTGGGAACTGCCGAAGGTGGATGCGCAGCTCGACCTGCTGTCGAGCGTCGACACGACGACGCTCGACATGCGCGACGCGTGGTTCTGA